The proteins below come from a single Deltaproteobacteria bacterium genomic window:
- a CDS encoding class I SAM-dependent methyltransferase, with protein sequence MKKRNLYTSTDIEHSYRRIGEHKRSRHIILRHSYNPADVRSVALEGLPLKRMRTVLDLGCGYGYFTEHLGGLLAGDPHIVGIDLVESNREAFLETLDSIGCRGEFHAGNSESIRNMESARFDLVIASYSLYFFPHLIGEIARITKPGGIFVAITHSRHSLKEIMKFIPDCMERAGIERPDEMAINRLFDAFSLENGESLLRPHFKQVEMLPFPNYLTFSPSEIDSFIEYLRGKEFLIMKDVLDRFPGKIDEVRNCFYKKILEKSLQDSGIRVTKDDGIFRCYRH encoded by the coding sequence ATGAAAAAGAGAAATCTTTATACTTCCACCGATATTGAACATTCCTACCGCAGGATCGGGGAGCACAAGCGTTCACGGCATATCATCCTGAGGCATTCATACAACCCCGCCGATGTGAGGAGCGTCGCCCTTGAGGGACTTCCTCTGAAAAGAATGCGAACGGTCCTCGATCTGGGGTGCGGGTATGGGTACTTTACGGAACATCTCGGCGGGCTGCTTGCCGGTGATCCCCATATCGTCGGCATCGACCTGGTCGAGAGCAACCGGGAAGCATTTCTCGAAACCCTTGATTCCATCGGCTGCCGGGGTGAATTCCATGCGGGAAATTCTGAGAGTATCAGAAACATGGAAAGCGCCCGGTTCGATCTCGTCATAGCCAGTTACTCACTGTACTTCTTTCCCCACCTGATCGGGGAAATAGCCAGGATCACGAAGCCGGGAGGGATCTTCGTGGCCATCACCCACAGCCGTCATTCCCTGAAGGAAATAATGAAGTTCATCCCGGACTGCATGGAGCGGGCCGGTATCGAGCGGCCGGATGAGATGGCGATCAACCGTCTTTTTGACGCTTTTTCTCTTGAAAACGGTGAATCGTTGCTCAGACCCCACTTCAAGCAGGTGGAGATGCTTCCCTTTCCCAACTATCTGACCTTTTCCCCCTCGGAGATCGATTCCTTCATCGAATATCTCCGGGGGAAGGAATTTCTCATTATGAAAGATGTTCTTGACAGGTTTCCGGGGAAGATCGACGAGGTGAGAAACTGTTTTTATAAAAAGATCCTTGAAAAGTCTCTTCAGGACAGCGGGATCAGGGTAACGAAGGACGACGGGATATTTCGATGTTACCGGCATTGA
- a CDS encoding NUDIX hydrolase, with product MKQLKKYCSYCGKKLVRLPVEGKHRDYCIDCDSVFYENPLPVACSLVVNDDREVLLVKRKKEPYRGMWCLPMGFAETGEGIRDAALRELKEEAGLKGDVIRLIDVDTVDNYFYGPLAIVTYEVRKTGGKLRPGDDAEEASYFPVTDLPKLAWTSNEKAVDIYVGLYRDTWAMIDSFRRLFPEMSILEDLNSQDAKQAVLLSNVLVQVLHRDREEISRRWLEDMQSIRPNLGPRLKPLKELNRRILSSARLWLKGGDDAVDFMEYADRGPILRGKHVALSDILTATALSRKAIWTHVVGKKILNTPLEIYAALELNNRIIFFYDKINYYLTLHYSE from the coding sequence ATGAAACAGCTGAAGAAGTACTGTTCCTATTGCGGGAAAAAACTTGTCAGGCTTCCCGTTGAAGGGAAGCATCGCGATTACTGCATCGATTGCGACAGTGTGTTCTACGAGAATCCCCTGCCGGTGGCGTGCAGCCTGGTGGTCAATGATGACCGTGAAGTGCTGCTGGTGAAGCGCAAAAAAGAGCCTTACCGCGGCATGTGGTGTCTTCCCATGGGATTTGCCGAGACGGGGGAGGGGATCCGGGATGCCGCTCTCAGGGAACTGAAGGAAGAGGCGGGCCTGAAGGGGGATGTCATCCGTCTCATCGATGTAGATACCGTGGATAACTATTTCTATGGTCCCCTGGCCATTGTCACCTATGAGGTGCGGAAGACGGGCGGGAAGCTCCGCCCCGGCGACGATGCCGAGGAAGCATCCTACTTTCCCGTGACGGACCTTCCGAAACTGGCCTGGACGTCCAATGAAAAGGCCGTGGACATCTATGTCGGATTGTACCGGGACACCTGGGCAATGATAGATTCGTTCCGTCGCCTCTTTCCCGAAATGAGCATTCTTGAAGACCTCAACTCACAGGATGCGAAGCAGGCCGTTCTTCTTTCCAATGTCCTCGTCCAGGTACTGCACCGCGACCGTGAGGAGATATCCCGCCGATGGCTGGAGGACATGCAAAGCATCCGGCCGAATCTCGGCCCGCGCCTGAAACCCCTGAAGGAGTTGAACCGTCGGATACTTTCATCGGCGAGGCTGTGGCTCAAGGGCGGTGACGACGCCGTTGACTTCATGGAATATGCCGACAGGGGGCCCATCCTGAGGGGAAAGCACGTCGCTCTGTCCGACATTCTCACAGCGACCGCCCTGAGCAGAAAGGCGATCTGGACGCACGTGGTCGGGAAAAAGATACTCAACACGCCGCTGGAAATTTATGCGGCCCTGGAATTGAACAACCGGATCATATTTTTCTATGACAAGATAAACTACTACCTGACCCTTCATTACAGTGAATGA
- a CDS encoding Rne/Rng family ribonuclease: protein MAREMIFNCTDYETRIAVLENGTVSDLHIERIDERSIAGNIYTGRVVRVLPGMQAAFVDIGLERTAFLHAADTHNELSPRAFLAAEDTEEEEYADYVEEALPIEEILTEGQVVLAQVSKEPLATKGARITTHISLPGRNLVLMPTLSHVGISRKIKDEEERKRLREIIDALRVDDHGIIARTASESKGEKELGTDYEYLVRLWNSIQHKRETAGVPELVHKDLGVSLRTIRFLYTEDMERMVIDSPQEYRKIKEFMAAFMPDVRYRLDLYERPEPIFDHFGIEPDIEKILRKKVWLKSGGYIVIEQTEALCSIDVNTGKYVGKRDLEDTILKINLEAVKEIAYQLRVRNIGGLIIIDLIDMEIEENRETVYNALVAELEKDRSKTSIQKISELGLVEMTRQRRGKSLQETMCETCPYCSGRGSIKSKTTICFEIFRALERESRTGSPKTISVLAHPDITSMLLEHERGVTEKLEKKLNAKILIQAEKDCHLEYFEIIPMH from the coding sequence ATGGCCAGAGAAATGATCTTTAACTGCACCGATTATGAGACGAGGATCGCCGTTCTGGAAAACGGCACCGTCTCGGACCTTCATATCGAGCGCATCGACGAACGTTCCATTGCCGGGAACATTTACACGGGACGTGTTGTTCGCGTGCTTCCCGGCATGCAGGCCGCGTTCGTGGACATCGGCCTGGAACGAACGGCTTTCCTTCACGCGGCCGACACACATAACGAGCTTTCTCCCCGGGCGTTCCTGGCCGCCGAGGACACGGAAGAGGAAGAATACGCCGATTACGTGGAGGAGGCGCTCCCCATCGAAGAAATATTGACGGAAGGACAGGTGGTCCTGGCACAGGTCTCGAAGGAACCGCTCGCAACCAAGGGGGCGCGCATTACCACTCACATATCGCTGCCGGGCAGAAATCTCGTTCTCATGCCGACCCTGTCTCATGTCGGTATTTCCCGGAAAATAAAGGACGAAGAAGAGCGGAAACGGCTCCGGGAGATCATCGACGCGCTCCGCGTCGATGATCACGGCATCATTGCGCGGACGGCAAGCGAGAGCAAGGGAGAAAAGGAACTTGGGACCGACTACGAATACCTGGTAAGGCTCTGGAACTCGATCCAGCACAAGCGGGAAACGGCGGGAGTACCTGAACTGGTTCACAAGGACCTGGGCGTCTCGCTCCGCACCATACGCTTCCTCTACACCGAGGACATGGAACGGATGGTCATCGACTCGCCGCAGGAATACAGGAAAATCAAGGAGTTCATGGCCGCATTCATGCCTGACGTACGGTACCGGCTCGACCTGTACGAAAGACCGGAACCGATATTCGATCATTTCGGGATCGAGCCCGATATCGAAAAGATCCTCAGGAAGAAGGTCTGGCTGAAGTCGGGAGGATATATCGTCATCGAGCAGACGGAGGCCCTCTGTTCCATAGACGTCAACACGGGAAAGTACGTAGGAAAACGGGACCTGGAAGACACCATTCTGAAGATAAACCTGGAGGCGGTGAAGGAGATCGCCTATCAGCTCCGGGTGCGGAACATCGGCGGCCTCATCATCATCGACCTGATAGACATGGAGATCGAGGAAAATCGTGAAACCGTTTACAATGCTCTGGTAGCGGAGCTTGAAAAAGACCGCAGCAAGACGAGCATCCAGAAGATATCGGAACTGGGGCTCGTCGAGATGACCCGGCAGCGGCGGGGGAAAAGCCTTCAAGAAACCATGTGTGAGACCTGTCCTTATTGCTCCGGAAGGGGGAGCATCAAATCGAAAACAACGATATGTTTCGAAATATTCAGGGCCCTGGAACGGGAATCACGGACCGGTTCGCCCAAGACCATCTCGGTCCTGGCCCATCCCGACATCACGTCGATGCTGCTGGAACATGAGCGGGGCGTGACGGAAAAACTTGAAAAGAAACTGAACGCAAAAATCCTGATCCAGGCCGAGAAGGATTGCCATCTGGAATATTTCGAGATCATTCCCATGCACTGA
- a CDS encoding TIGR03960 family B12-binding radical SAM protein encodes MTQKELEELLPFVQKPGRYIGGEVNSVVKDRSRCAVSFALAFPDTYEIGMSHTGLQILYGLLNDEPDICAERVFAPWEDMESRMRESGYPLSSLESGTALNRFDIVGFSLQYELSYTNVLNMLELGRVPLRAEERREGDPIVIAGGPCTFNPEPMSPFFDALVIGEGEEVVIEISRAVARAGKLGSGRRHVLELLAGLQGVYVPSLHRPGDIIRKRTVTDLDRWRYPLRPLIPLIRTVHDRATVEIARGCTRGCRFCQAGMVWRPVRERSPELLMDMADTMLSATGCDEISLLSLSSGDYSRIEQLLESLMDRYYDRRIALALPSLRTETLTERLIDQIKRVRKTSFTLAPEAGTQRLRNVINKGNSEADLLTTARRVFSAGWRSIKLYFMIGLPGETAADLDGIVDLAYKVLREGDNRRNVTVSISTFIPKPHTPFQWCRQIEQEEIKERQEFLKKHLRHRNLTLKWHDRRMSLLEGILSRGGAETGELITAARALGCRFDGWGDRLDFERWEEALFHSNIDTARYLAQRSTDEALPWDHIHAGVEKTFLIEEYRKSLAGETTEDCRFGACTRCGVCDGALQVRLAPPEEKPVFAPAGAGQEAPEGPVRKLRFHFAKTGPARYLSHLEMSSALVRGMSRCGIAFSFSKGFHPHPRISMSPALPVGIESIDEYMDVEIQKGAPEPFGLVDFLNSFLPRGLEILDIKEIPINSDAPAGHITGFIYKITLPGEYGGHDFGEKIDSFLREETFVLARTRKGRQKWKNIRPLVGDITFDGVTGTLTMVLHIDSGGGVRPADVLSHVLKIDDETVLRARTVRTRTLFHTG; translated from the coding sequence ATGACGCAGAAAGAACTTGAAGAACTTCTCCCCTTCGTACAGAAGCCGGGCCGGTATATCGGCGGTGAGGTCAATTCGGTCGTAAAGGATCGTTCCCGCTGTGCCGTGAGCTTTGCTCTCGCCTTCCCCGATACGTACGAAATCGGAATGTCCCACACGGGTCTCCAGATACTGTACGGCCTCCTCAACGACGAACCTGATATCTGCGCCGAACGGGTCTTCGCTCCCTGGGAGGACATGGAATCCCGCATGAGAGAAAGCGGGTACCCCCTGTCCTCGCTGGAATCGGGCACGGCGCTCAACCGCTTCGACATCGTGGGTTTCTCCCTGCAGTATGAACTTTCATACACCAACGTGCTGAACATGCTGGAACTCGGTCGCGTTCCCCTTCGGGCGGAGGAGCGTCGCGAGGGGGACCCCATCGTCATCGCCGGAGGCCCCTGCACGTTCAATCCGGAACCCATGTCCCCCTTCTTCGACGCGCTGGTCATCGGTGAAGGCGAAGAAGTGGTCATCGAAATATCCCGCGCCGTTGCCCGGGCCGGGAAACTCGGGTCCGGCAGGCGGCATGTCCTTGAACTTCTCGCCGGACTTCAGGGGGTCTACGTTCCTTCGCTCCACCGGCCGGGCGATATCATCAGAAAGCGAACCGTGACCGATCTCGACCGATGGCGGTACCCGCTGAGACCGTTGATCCCCCTGATCAGGACTGTCCACGACAGGGCGACGGTTGAAATAGCCAGGGGATGCACCAGGGGATGCCGGTTCTGCCAGGCCGGGATGGTCTGGCGCCCCGTCAGGGAGCGTTCACCCGAACTTCTCATGGACATGGCCGACACCATGCTGTCGGCGACGGGTTGCGACGAGATATCCCTGCTGTCACTCAGTTCGGGCGACTACTCCCGCATCGAACAACTGCTGGAATCTCTCATGGACCGGTATTATGACAGGCGGATCGCCCTGGCGCTTCCCTCGCTTCGCACTGAAACACTGACGGAACGGCTGATCGATCAGATAAAGCGCGTGCGGAAGACCAGTTTCACCCTGGCCCCCGAAGCGGGCACCCAGAGATTGCGCAACGTCATCAATAAGGGAAATTCGGAAGCGGACCTCCTTACGACGGCACGACGGGTCTTCTCCGCCGGATGGAGATCGATCAAGCTCTATTTCATGATCGGGCTTCCCGGCGAAACCGCGGCGGACCTGGACGGGATCGTCGACCTTGCCTACAAGGTGCTTCGGGAAGGTGATAACCGGCGGAACGTCACGGTGAGCATATCCACTTTTATCCCGAAACCGCACACGCCCTTTCAGTGGTGCCGGCAGATAGAACAGGAAGAGATCAAAGAACGTCAGGAGTTTCTCAAAAAACATCTCCGCCACCGGAACCTGACCCTTAAGTGGCATGACCGGCGGATGAGTCTTCTCGAGGGAATCCTTTCCCGCGGCGGAGCAGAAACAGGGGAGCTTATCACCGCCGCCCGGGCACTGGGCTGTCGTTTCGACGGCTGGGGCGACCGGCTTGACTTCGAACGGTGGGAAGAGGCCCTGTTTCACAGTAACATCGATACGGCCCGGTATCTCGCGCAACGGTCGACCGATGAAGCACTGCCCTGGGACCACATTCATGCCGGCGTGGAAAAAACTTTCCTGATCGAGGAATATCGGAAATCGCTGGCAGGGGAAACAACGGAGGACTGCCGTTTCGGTGCCTGCACCCGGTGCGGCGTCTGCGACGGCGCCTTGCAGGTCCGTCTTGCACCGCCGGAGGAAAAACCCGTCTTCGCGCCGGCGGGGGCGGGACAGGAGGCGCCGGAGGGCCCGGTCAGGAAACTCCGCTTTCATTTCGCCAAGACAGGACCGGCCCGCTATCTTTCGCATCTTGAGATGTCGTCTGCCCTTGTCCGGGGCATGTCGCGGTGCGGGATCGCCTTTTCATTCTCAAAGGGATTTCATCCGCATCCCCGGATATCGATGTCCCCGGCCCTGCCGGTCGGGATCGAAAGTATCGACGAATACATGGATGTGGAGATACAAAAGGGGGCACCGGAACCGTTCGGCCTGGTGGATTTTCTGAATTCCTTCCTCCCCCGGGGGCTCGAAATCCTTGACATAAAAGAAATTCCGATAAATAGTGATGCACCGGCCGGGCACATTACGGGGTTCATCTATAAGATCACCCTGCCCGGAGAATACGGGGGCCATGACTTCGGGGAAAAGATCGACTCCTTTCTGCGGGAGGAGACCTTCGTGCTTGCCAGGACCAGGAAGGGCAGGCAGAAGTGGAAAAATATCCGTCCCCTCGTCGGTGATATCACCTTTGACGGGGTAACGGGCACGCTCACCATGGTGCTGCATATTGACAGCGGGGGGGGGGTCAGACCGGCGGACGTGCTCAGCCATGTACTGAAGATCGACGACGAAACGGTGCTGCGGGCCCGCACGGTGCGGACAAGAACACTTTTTCACACAGGATGA
- the purU gene encoding formyltetrahydrofolate deformylase, which yields MEKENAILLLSCPDRKGIVASISNFIFKNNGNIIRAQQHSPQGENMLFMRIEWDLDGFHIPREEINSAFKPLADEFQMDWEVRFSDYIPRIAIFVSKHVHCFHDIILRHRMGEFTAEIPLVISNHLELKALAEQLGLTFRHCPITQDNKAEQEKKEIRELERHRIDLVVLARYMQVLTADFVNRYQNRIINIHHSFLPAFAGREPYRQAYERGVKIIGATSHYVTEKLDEGPIIAQDVIKITHKDTPDDMMLKGKDLERIVLARALRLHLDNRILVYGKKTIIFE from the coding sequence ATGGAAAAAGAAAATGCGATTCTCCTGCTCTCATGCCCCGATCGAAAGGGTATCGTGGCATCCATATCCAATTTTATTTTTAAAAACAACGGAAATATTATACGCGCCCAACAGCACTCACCGCAGGGGGAGAACATGCTCTTCATGCGGATCGAATGGGACCTCGACGGGTTTCACATTCCCCGTGAAGAGATAAACAGCGCCTTCAAGCCCCTGGCGGACGAATTCCAGATGGACTGGGAGGTCCGCTTCTCCGATTATATTCCCCGGATCGCCATCTTCGTGTCGAAGCACGTTCACTGTTTTCACGACATCATTCTGCGGCATCGCATGGGGGAATTCACGGCGGAGATTCCCCTGGTCATCAGCAATCATCTCGAGCTGAAGGCACTGGCGGAGCAACTGGGGCTGACGTTCCGCCACTGCCCGATAACACAGGACAACAAGGCCGAACAGGAAAAGAAAGAGATCCGGGAACTGGAACGTCACCGGATCGACTTGGTCGTCCTTGCCCGTTATATGCAGGTCCTGACGGCCGACTTTGTGAACCGGTATCAGAACCGGATCATCAACATTCACCATTCCTTCCTGCCGGCCTTCGCCGGGCGCGAACCGTACCGGCAGGCCTATGAACGAGGCGTCAAGATCATCGGCGCCACAAGTCATTATGTGACGGAAAAACTCGATGAGGGACCGATCATCGCACAGGACGTGATAAAGATCACCCACAAGGATACCCCGGACGACATGATGCTGAAAGGTAAAGACCTGGAACGCATCGTGCTGGCCAGAGCGCTGAGGCTCCATCTGGATAACCGGATCCTTGTGTACGGAAAGAAAACGATCATTTTCGAATAA
- a CDS encoding amidohydrolase family protein, whose product MEGIPAGIVDFHVHLFPDRLFDAIWHFFESDYGIPIIHRLYYRECIEYLHERNVEYIAYSNYAHRPGVARGLNEWNLSVLEEFPRLFCFAAYHPDDRDNRSMVASLLEHPRVLGFKLQLLVQEFHPLDERLFPLYEQVIDADKRILFHAGTGPVGNPYVGIDNFRKLLLRFPRLPATIAHMGSLEYREFIDLLDEYPDIILDTAWAFLPESPFMFDQPPELIERYKDRIVYGSDFPNLIYPREDEIDCLLSFNLSGECYERIFRENGMALLRRHGTVSPA is encoded by the coding sequence ATGGAGGGTATTCCCGCCGGTATTGTTGATTTTCACGTTCATCTCTTTCCCGACAGGCTTTTTGACGCCATATGGCACTTCTTCGAATCGGACTATGGAATACCTATCATCCACCGGCTTTATTACCGGGAATGCATAGAATACCTGCACGAACGCAATGTCGAGTATATCGCCTATTCGAATTACGCCCACCGTCCCGGTGTCGCCCGCGGCCTCAATGAATGGAACCTGAGCGTGCTGGAAGAATTCCCCCGGCTCTTCTGCTTTGCGGCCTATCATCCCGACGACCGGGATAATCGGTCAATGGTCGCATCTCTCCTGGAACATCCGCGGGTGCTCGGTTTCAAGCTCCAGCTCCTGGTACAGGAATTCCATCCTCTCGATGAGCGGCTGTTTCCCCTCTACGAGCAGGTCATTGACGCCGACAAGCGGATCCTCTTTCACGCGGGAACGGGTCCGGTGGGAAATCCCTACGTGGGTATCGATAATTTCAGAAAGCTTCTGCTCCGCTTCCCGCGGCTGCCGGCTACGATCGCCCATATGGGAAGTCTGGAATACCGGGAATTCATCGACCTGCTCGATGAGTATCCCGACATCATCCTCGACACCGCCTGGGCCTTTCTGCCTGAATCTCCCTTCATGTTCGATCAGCCGCCGGAACTCATCGAGCGCTACAAGGACCGGATCGTCTACGGTTCCGACTTCCCGAACCTCATCTATCCCCGGGAAGACGAGATCGACTGCCTACTGAGCTTCAACCTGTCCGGGGAGTGTTATGAACGGATATTCAGGGAAAACGGCATGGCCCTCCTGAGACGCCACGGGACCGTTTCGCCGGCATGA
- a CDS encoding BON domain-containing protein: MKKRHIVPVLFLLLAGLIACSTVPPAAQRPIADPAQDRRIVTTIFKLLLDDELTRDLCLNPRCYNGHACLVGEYEEEAQKTRAIEIARNVEGVRSLDTFLLPARENGPDGAAEDMRISSEVKELLKKEENIAWPFFDVISVQGTVVLVGIVRSEEAAEHATGLARDITGVQQVISFLQTIQ; this comes from the coding sequence ATGAAAAAACGACACATCGTCCCGGTCCTGTTTCTCCTCCTGGCAGGTCTTATCGCCTGTTCCACGGTCCCACCCGCCGCGCAGAGACCGATCGCCGACCCGGCACAGGACCGGCGGATCGTAACCACCATCTTCAAACTGCTCCTCGATGACGAACTGACGAGGGATCTCTGCCTTAATCCCCGGTGCTACAACGGCCATGCCTGTCTTGTCGGGGAATACGAGGAGGAAGCTCAAAAAACACGGGCCATTGAGATCGCCCGGAACGTGGAAGGGGTTCGCTCGCTCGACACCTTTCTCCTGCCCGCCCGGGAGAACGGTCCCGATGGAGCCGCCGAGGACATGAGGATCTCCTCCGAAGTGAAGGAACTCCTGAAGAAGGAAGAGAACATCGCCTGGCCCTTCTTCGATGTCATCTCGGTGCAGGGAACCGTCGTGCTCGTCGGTATCGTGCGATCGGAAGAAGCGGCGGAACATGCCACCGGCCTGGCCCGGGATATCACGGGCGTACAGCAGGTGATATCCTTTCTTCAGACCATTCAATAG
- the mdh gene encoding malate dehydrogenase codes for MREKVTVVGSGFVGTMVAQRIAEKRLADCVLLDIVEGIPQGKALDIIQSASLEGFDCVVTGTNDPALMAGSRIVVVTAGFPRTPGMSRDDLAAKNGAVVTSVVDNIRTYAPQSIIIMVTNPLDVMTHLALVRSGFPAARVMGMGGVLDTARYTAFLARELGVSIKDVNALVLGSHGDSMVPVESCTTVKGIPIDHFIKKERREEIIERTRQGGAEIVNLLKTGSAWHAPSASTTVMVEAILADSKRLVPVSAFVQGEYGIDQTYIGVPVILGASGVEKICEIPLAEEELTALRRSAAVSRAAFNTLNRS; via the coding sequence ATGAGAGAAAAGGTCACCGTCGTCGGATCAGGGTTCGTGGGAACAATGGTCGCACAGCGAATTGCGGAAAAGAGGCTCGCCGACTGCGTCCTGCTGGATATTGTCGAGGGAATCCCCCAGGGCAAGGCTCTGGATATTATCCAATCGGCGTCGCTTGAAGGATTCGACTGTGTCGTGACGGGAACGAATGATCCCGCCCTGATGGCAGGTTCACGGATCGTCGTTGTTACCGCGGGGTTTCCGAGAACGCCCGGAATGTCCCGGGATGACCTGGCCGCGAAAAACGGCGCCGTCGTAACGTCCGTCGTGGACAACATCAGGACATATGCACCGCAGAGTATCATCATCATGGTCACGAACCCTCTCGATGTCATGACCCACCTCGCGCTGGTCAGATCCGGGTTTCCGGCGGCCCGGGTCATGGGTATGGGCGGGGTCCTTGATACGGCGCGGTACACGGCCTTTCTCGCCCGCGAACTGGGCGTGTCGATAAAGGATGTGAACGCACTGGTGCTCGGCAGTCACGGTGACTCGATGGTTCCTGTTGAAAGCTGCACCACCGTCAAGGGAATACCGATCGATCACTTTATCAAAAAAGAACGCCGTGAAGAAATAATCGAGCGGACCCGTCAGGGCGGCGCCGAGATCGTCAATCTTCTTAAAACGGGAAGCGCCTGGCACGCACCGTCGGCATCGACGACCGTCATGGTCGAAGCGATCCTCGCGGACAGCAAGAGGCTGGTCCCTGTTTCGGCATTTGTCCAGGGTGAATACGGCATCGACCAGACTTATATTGGCGTGCCCGTTATTCTGGGAGCATCGGGCGTGGAAAAGATCTGCGAAATACCCCTTGCCGAAGAGGAACTGACCGCCCTGCGGCGGTCCGCCGCGGTCTCCAGGGCCGCTTTTAACACCCTGAATCGTTCATGA